Genomic segment of Eleutherodactylus coqui strain aEleCoq1 chromosome 1, aEleCoq1.hap1, whole genome shotgun sequence:
GCCTTGCTGACAGATCAGACAGAACATTCGTCAGACAGACCATTTGTCAAACACTGGCCTGCAACTGAGCTTCTGCTCTGCCCCAATTTAGAAGAACCCTCATCTGTGCCCTCTCAACACAACAAatacttaggccactctcacatacacAGTCACTAAAACGCCGCAATTTTGAAAGCCGTTTTCAAATGCATTAtacagcattttttaatgcaccctatcaatgtaatgggtgatgaggtgcgttaaagagCACTTAAACGCACAAAAATTGAGCAAGCAGCActtgaaaaaaatcacaatttttcaaccgctagtcccattgaaatcaatggaggtgttctaCAGTGTTTACTGCCGCGTTACAAACGCTGTAAAAAGTGttgtgtgtgagagtagccttaaaggggttgtcctgcgccgaaacggggtttttttttttcaataggccccccgttcggcgcgagacaaacccaatgcaagtgttaaaaaaaaccaaaacgtttagtacttacctgaatccccgcactgcggcgacttcttccttaccttactaagatggccgccggtatcttcacccacgatgcaccgtgggctctgtgcggtccattgccgattccagcctcctgattggctggaatcggcacacgtgacggggcggagctacgaggaccagctctccgacacgagcggccccattcaccagggagaagaccggactgcgcaagcgcgtctaatcgggcgattagacgctgaaattagacggcaccatggcgacggggacgctagcaacggaacaggtaagtgaataacttctgtatggctcataattaatgcacgatgtacattacaaagtgcattaatatggccatacagaagtgctgaaccccacttgctttcgcgggacaacccctttaaggtatcttCACATAgagcaattatcattcagatagtCATTCAGAATAGTCATTGAAGTGTACGAACGATAGTTGTCTGTTTGCCGTTACACAGTGCGATAATTGTTCATCAGTTGTTTGTTAAAATATAGTTCATAGAGGGGATTTCCACTGCCAGTTGTTCAAATAGAAGTCTTTATACGAGACGATttttgatcaaccagtgactTTCTTTTTTTGGGGGTAAGGTGAAATGAGACTAGCTACTTATCGCTTGTGACGCTGGCCATGCCAAGGTTTACACTGAACTACTGTTTGAATCTACTCTTTCAAGCGATTATTTGGCAGATAGTCATTCCATATAAAAGTAATTCTATGTCATCTACCACAGAAATTTGACAAATTAGTAGAGTTCTTTCTCATATCTCAACCACTTTCACTAGGGTCTCTTGCTATATGTGTACTCTGCTGCTCATAACGTGACTCAGTAGCATGTATGCTTCTACCCTGGGTGCCATATGCACTTTGCACAACGGCCCAGCTTGCTCCTGATAAACGGCAGATGGTGTATCCTAGGGGAACCTCTTCCCACATCTGAATCGGGACATTAGTGAGCTCCTGGACAGTTTCTGGTGCAACTTGGCAGTGTACAGGGAGGCCTGTCAATGACATCAATGTCTTTGTCATTCATGAACTGCCTACATATTCTGGCCATGTGGAGGTCTGGCATTTTGTCCTGCACCAGGAGGATCCCAGGACCCACAGCAGAAGGTCCGACAATGGTCCTAAAGATTTCATCTTGGTACCTAACAGCAGTTAGGGGACGATTGGCTATCATGTGAAGGTTTGTATGACCCTCCAAGGACGTGCCTCCCCACACCATCCCATACCTACCAAACCAATCGTGCTGAATGATGTTGTAGGCAGCATAACAATTACCAcggcatctccagactctcttGCATTCATCACATGTGCTGAATGTGAACCTACTCTCATCTGCAACGATGAGCGTGCCAGTGGCGGACCTGTCATTTCTGGTGCTCTCTGCCGAATGTCAATTGAGCTGCATGATACTGGACTGTGAAAACATGTCTCACTCCAGGATGTCAAGCCCTCATGGAGTCTTCTTCTGACACTTTGGTCAAACATGGAAACCATTAGCCCACTGGAGGTCACATTGTAGTGCTCGGGCATCAGTCCCACTTTCCTTCACACAAAGGAGCAGCTATCCATCCTGACGCTCTGTTAATGCCCTGTCCAGCTCTTATCGTATAAGAGCCTGTGTCCTGGGATCTGCTCTGGAGACTGTGCTGGAAGACACAACAGGTACATGCCTCTTGCAACAACATGTATGGATGTGCCATTTTGGAAGAGTGAGATGACCTGTGCAACTTGATTGGCCTGCAGGTACTGCCTTATGTTACTAGTAGGGACAGGAACACTACCAAGCCACAAACCTAGAGAATAATCAGTCAAAGGATATAGAGAAACCATTCCCTTTTAGGGGTTGTCTTGCTGTTGCTCTTTCAGTACACCTGTTACTTTCAAAGCAGTTGAAATTGATACATAAttacttaaggtgcatttagacacaaagatgatcgctcaaaaggtggcttttgagtgattattttgcataaactactacttggtactaatgcctattaataCCAAGTAACAGGGTGTGAGCCTCCGGGAGCTGTAGTCAGGGAACAgagcacccgctgttctctgaataaattcccatTGTTCTgccgtggggctgacagctgagacaatgtaatcagctgttatcagctctccccgggcagaacacagcgtgcggtcctttttatcagctgttctgccgaaacgatggatttcagttcggcatgaaatccatcgtttggcagaaaagtgaaagatgggcacatttacacacaatgattatcgcgcaAAAGATGGCttgtgagcgaattttgagtgataattgttgtgtctaaatggacctttacactttctaactggacagattgatatttcatgggacaaccccattaaagtaGGCTGCTGACCTTTCAATATCTACGACTTACCAACATTCTTGACCACACTGCATTCACTTGAGATATCTGGGTAGCAGAAGAGAAATTTATAATAAATTAACATCATTCTTAAAAACGAAATAGTCAGCTCACCTGTATGTAATGAAATTCATAAGAGGCTTTATAGCATGTGTGCAGTTGGGAGGCTACATAGACTCCTTGGTGGACACCAAGTCAGTAAAAATCCAACAAGTATAACATAGCTTCCAGCACTGCAAATCTTCTTAAAACCACTTTACTTTATTAATGAGATGGATAAAACACAGTTGCACACAGTATACTCCCGATATTACCAACGCTATTCTAGCAAGTAAATGCTCTTAATCATGGCAAACTGAGATAAAACTAAAACGATGTAAAAACCCTAATTGTTGTAGTTTCATCTCGCAGTTTGCCACGATTGACAGATTACACACCAGAAACGTGTTGGTAACTCAAGTAGGAATATTCTGTGTGCAACTACGTCTTAACCATGTCATCAATAAAGTAAAGTCATTTTAAGAAAATTTGTGGTGCTGGAAGTTATGTGATACTTAATGGATTCTTAAAATTTTGGTAAGGAGAACGTGAAGCTTGAATAGGTAAATTTTGAGAGGCTTTGTTCTAGATAATATAGGCATTATGGCATTGATGAACCTGTTCTATATCCTTATCCATTGGTTGACCTGAAAATAGACACCGGTTTTATTGctcagcagatttttttttttcgtggttGTACCCATTTTTATTTGCTTTGCCCCCTTCTTCCTAAAGTAACAATTATATTTATTCTTATATCCTTGGGAACAGTGTTTATTTGCAGCATAACAACTCCACCTCTATTTGACCCCTTCAGTATTAccaaatctccggggcttgctgcactgagtatgcagtaaaaaccctggaagatttcagatgacagctcagtgctctgcacatttcagcactagtgttgtccacggaaatcttccagacTTTAAccgcatggtcagtgcagcaagccccggagattttccgggcatgccactaaaaGAGTTAATAGAATATTCTCTATGATACTTTTATGTCCAGACGTCACAATGGTTGGCTCAACCTTTCGTTATTCTTCAGCACTCTTCCAGTTCCTTCCGTTACCATGTTTCTCACATGATGTAGCAGGTTATGTTCCTCTCTTCCAACTAATTATtttcttcatttgcatgctattCTTGCatttcaacaacaaaaaaaatcattaaaataacTTTCCATAGATCTGTATTTATTTTAAGTATCACAGCTGTACAATCTTCATACATACAGAAGGAAATGCATATTGGCTATACAACTGCATTCAGCTGCATTTCCAATTATAATACATCAAGTGCAATGCCACTTAAAATGTACATTTATACAAATCAGGATTGCTTCACTAATACCTGTGACTGTATAAAGCTTGATCTGTGTGAGTCATTACTAAACCACTGTTGGTTGAATATAAAACATAGTTAACCGTTTTAAAATGGCCTCTTCTGGTTCCCAGGCCAGAATTAAGTATAAAATATTTGACAATGTAAAATGCAGGTTTTTTTGCATCTCTTTAAAAATAATCTACTTATCTTGAATTCTGTTTGTTGGAGTAATAATGCAGCCGTAGAACATGGGTCACTTTTATACTTCTGCTTCCAATACAAGGGACGCACAGAAATAAGTTACAAAACAGTGGCTCTTGACAAAAGtcaaaatatttaaagggatatACGCAGTTATCATAAAATAAACTTGGCATAACTGTATGCCATAAGGTAGTGGTCAAAACATAACCGAAAAGGAAACAATGGGCTGTGGGAAATCTGGTGGATGGACACAGTGCTTTTAAGAGTTTTTAAAAGTGCATTAGACATCCACCATAACTGATATGGTCTCCACCCCCAATCTACGCCAGGAAGGGTCTTAGACAATGAACATGAGAAGACATGCATGGCATGAACAATAAACCAGCTCACTTGGTAGGGTCTTAGACGTAAAAGATGGGATAAAGTGTTATTGCTGTCACTATAACAGGAATATCCCTAGACTtggatacaaaaaagaaaaaaaaaagtaagccaTCCTCACCACCTTCTCGAGGTGGGTCTGGGCAATAAATACAATGCTTTATTCTTCCCTCAGGAGCTGCAATTCAACTACCTGTTGTATGCCCTCTCTTTTTTAGATTTCTCGAGTGCTTTACCCATGGTTTTTTCATTTTCTCCTCTACATTCAGGGCAGTACCATTTTCCTTTTGGTTTATGGTTGAGTCCAACACAAGAAAAGTGAAACCATTCTATTGGGCATTCGTCATTATCACAGCCAATCATTTCCCCGTAGGAAACTTGATTACATAGGCAATAAGTGGGCTCGTTGGGGTCAATGGGAAGATCTGCAGGTGAGGCTTCTCTCTCAGCTTTAGCTTTCGACCGCTTTTTCTTCTTTGATGTTTTTGGCTTCTTTTCTTTGGGTGTTCCTGATGTAAGGTCATCATGGTCATGATTAATGGTGGCATTTTCTCGATTTTCGTTGTTTCTCTGCCTCCTTGATCTTTTATTGCTGGTTTTCTCAGTCTGGGAGAGAGTCTCATTTTTAGCCTTATCTTGGATGTTCTTGCTGCTATTACTTGTACTGTCATTTAGATCCTGACACGTTTCAAACAGTTCCACATGACTGTCCACTTGTCGTGTCCTGTTTTCAACTAGTTCCACCATCTGGCTAACTATCTGGATCTTGTCGTCACCCAATTCTTGGCTACGAATGAGAGCTCTCTGGATGAACTGCAGGAAGCGTCGCTTCTGTATTGCATCGGACTCACGGCGGAATTTTTCATAGTAGTCGTCCAACTCTTTCAGGATCTCTACAATGACAAAAAGTTAAGGGTAAATAAAAAGAATCCATTGCTTGAGCCACCCCCCATCACTAAGGcaaggttcacacggggcagaattgccgcagaatttccgtgcagagagTCCACACCGCAATTCGGCCCGCGTCTCCTAATCCCGGTATTAgctagcaaagtggacaagattttgcaaaaatcccgTCCTGACGCTGCAGCCAAgccgcacgaaaactgacatgcggcgcagaattcaattccgcagcatgtcaattcttttgtcgTTTCTGCGGTggcatctctcctctctatggggagagaaagccgcagcggaatgccgacaGTGAAACCGCTTCAaaagctgcaagatttccacggaatttccgtcccgtgtgaccccagccttagaggCAGTGCATCTATGGTTTATATGGATGACCAATGAATTCTTCAGTTAATTTAAAGCTAAACACCAACTTTCCCGGTCAGTTCAACTTTCCAGACAACTGTCCaaagaaaaactgaaaattcaTCACTTCTGACCAGAAGCTCCCGTCTCCCACACCCTACCTTGATGACCCAAATGCAAAATCTCTAACAAGgtccccaagtataatgctttattcatagtactgggctccgtatttggcgaagagaggccttatgggcccactaaggctcctgggcccgggtgcaaccacatcctctgcatccccaatagttatgcccctgggtaCAGTATATTAGCTAAAGGTTAGAGCAGATTTACAAAATGAATACGTTTGTGTGTTAAGTACCTAACTCACAATATACAATGTGGGGGCAAAGGAACGATTTTCATGTATTGCCATCTTAGCATCCAAATCATGTTGATCACAGTAGTACTATCTTGTGAAAGAATATTTGTATGACTGCCTATCTTTGCCTATGGGAGGAGTAATTTAGGCATCCAATGGAATTTTAAAAATGGGCAGAAATATTACACCCATGTTTTCCCAACTCTGAGATAATTTGCATATAGTCACACTTTTGCCTGCGATTTGTGCACCAAAGTTATTAgcaaaatataaaactaaggctagtttcacatggacgACGATGATATTGGGCTgtaattcacggcccaatatcgccctcgcgaTCCATGTGAAAGCCACATGGATGGGAGGAGTTTTCAGGTGAGAACAGCCTTGCATAACAGTGGGGAatccctttatcccattgctttcaatgtgtctggtggcagcagtgccggccccattaaaagcaatgggagaactccacgaCCCTCTGTGACaacagcggcaggggattccttcatccacacggggaatcccttcagacaCAACAGGAGTGAAGGAATtctccatggggatgaaggaatcccctgccattgctgtcacagaggatcgcgGTGTTCTCACATTGCTTTCGATGGTGCTGCCaccaccggctccattgaaggcagtgAGCAATCTCGCAGGATGATAGAACATTGCGCGAGGTGTTTCTTGCATAGCATTGTATGAACCCTTTCAAATaagtggagttcatatttgtgcgtctcgcaatgcacaaatctcgcacgattttaatcgcccgtgtgaaattggcTCATGATAAAAAACATTCCAGGTTTTATTGCCAagacagaatttaaaaaaaaacaaaaaaaactgaaatcatTTGGTAAGATGCTAATAAGTGCCAACACTTAAAGATGCTGTATTTGATACCCCAAATTCCCTGTCTGACACTGCATTTTGTGTACTGCTCCATCAGTATAGCCATAATCTGTATCCCAGGTATACCTAGATTTCGAGACGTAGCGGAATGGGGGCAAATTTTCCatagcagaaaatccacatccACGTTAAAATGTAGCACAATCAAtgcggattttagtgcagatcatcTCCaacatccactacatgtgaacgcactGTCCTCAGCAGAAGGGTACCTGCATTTGTTTTGAAATGTCAAATTTATCCCCTGTATGAAAAATAATTATGAAGAAAAgctctgttaggctgggttcacacagggcagattggccgcggaaattctgtgcggaattctgctgcggcaaatccgcctgcggctgctaattcccagggttagccagccatgtggatgggatttgtcaaaaatctcgtccgcaCGGGACAGCCAATCCATCGCGGtgaagctggcagaagccggtgctgcggccggggaatccacgccgcagcaggttaatttttttttaacgttgtgGTCACTCTATTCTCCATTTGGCGCACCGGCTGCAACAAAAAAGCATGCGGCTAAGCCGCTgtaaaacccacggctaagtgccacgggttttgaagctgcgttttcccggcggaaatcttacgttttttcactgcggcaaaacccaCGAGATTTCCGTCAGGAATAcgacccatgtgaccccagccttactggGAAAGGACACCATTTTTTACAATTACTCCAAATACAGGGTTACATGCTAAATTTTAAATGTAGGCCATTCAAATAAACACTGTGGGGCTTACTTACTATTCAAAATAAGACAGGTTGCAGGCACAAGTTAGGCCCGAAAATGGTCTTACATGCTTTGTGTCACATTTACTAGGTGTGTTAGACATCTTCGGATAGTTTCTTGAACTTATCCgaaaagggggtgtggcctaaattACAGATCCAGGATGCATTTGGTGGTGAAAGATGTCTTTGTGTCTGCAGTGTGTTAAATGTGTAAACCGCCGTCTAGGTGAGCCCGCTCAGGTGGAACATTATGAGGCGCCACCTGAGAACTGTATATTTTGGGGTGTAGGCTGCAGCCCTGACACCTTGTACAGAGGGGGAGGCTACACCTTTACTAGTGGGCAGATTTTTGTCTTGTGCATTTATTGTTTCATGAAGTGCTGTGAATAAAACTGGTTAAAGCCAGATGGGAAAAGAAATCCCGCGAGTGTGAGTAAATTGCTTCATGTGCCAATCATCTTGCCCTGGAGATGGCGTTCCAACAAGTGGATAACCCCCAAGTGGATGCAAGGCtcatgggcggactacaatacccagagaaatcATCAAAATTTTGGTTATTTAGtttcgggggaaaaaaaaacggcggaggagcgacctaataactatgtataaatatatcatcatctatttatacccaagactgtgaaAAGCAGGCATCATCACTGACATAGgaggttctctactgtaagagcagtgagactggggaactctctgcccgaggacatgatgatggcaaaaaaaaatagtttaagagaggcctggacgcctttcttgagtgttacaatatcacAGGTTACAGTCACTAAGGGTCAATGATTCAGAgactattccgattgccagatttgaaGTTGGGAAGgactgtgttttgtttttaaagaagaaaattgacttctacctcattgggttttttttgccttcctctggatcaacattgggggggtaataggctgaactggatggacacatgtcTTTTTCTAGCCCTACGCACTGTTACGTGTAATACGATTTACAAGCGATAACTTGTCACCACCTTGTCTTAACCTAAACTTTACCTGGCATTATCCGAGATACAGATTTACTAAGTTGAGAAAAGTGATTAAtgattctatatgtatatacagtagaACAGCCCTTTAACAGAGGCATGAGTGTTAGACAAAGTTACACCCTTTTCGAATGAAAGCCACCATGGCGATCCACAGCTACGTGCTCATGCCCATCATACGTTGCCACCCTGTAGTACATGCCTGGTATTTGTGGGGTAATGTAGCCCTCAGCTCCGGTGTAGGGGGGGCCCCAGCTTGGCATCTCCATACACCCCACTACACTCGGCTGACAGCCATATGGAAAACAGTCTGCTTGTAAATCTTATCACACGGCCACAAGATACAACGTGACGCCCGCATGTGGGTCTCATCGCCCCCTATAGGCAGGCCAGCAGGGCAGGTAACGTATAGCACACAGGTAGCTCTAGTGACGGGCAGTTTGGAACATGTGACAAGCGGTAGAGTGACAGACAGGTGGCTTCTCTGCTGCCTATGAAGTAACACCTGGCACCGGCTACAGACCCGGCTCTGACTTCAGTGGTTGCTATGAAGCGCCTCTCAGCAGCCATTCTTAAGACGGGCAAGATCCATAGCATGCCCGTCAGTGTCTAGCGCCTATGGAGAGCCGTCTGTGTGAGAAGAGCACCTTCCACCCCTTATATCTAAACAGCGAACGGACCCCCACACATAACAATAGCCATTGTGGTAGGAAATCCCTCATCATGCCCATAGAAAACATGGCCGCCGCATACGTATATACTTTTCTGTATTTTCTGCCCATATCAGTACTGTAGGGAAGCAGCTTAACGCCCAGCCCCTCCAAACAGCAGTGACCAATCAGAAAAGCTGGGCGGGCAGAGACATTCAAATGAATGTAAAGAGGTCTACTAAAGGCAGGCGGGACTACGGCAGGAGGCGGGACAAGGTGGCAGCTAATGAAAACACAGCCAGCACCCGGGACGTTCTAAAGTAGAGCGTAGCAACCAATGAGCTCAGAGAGGCGGCGCCAAGAGAATGACGTCTACAACCCCCCAATATAAAAGCAGCAGTGTGCTCTTTAGCCAGGTTAAAGCGCGGCTGGCGTCGGCTCCAGATGTGGGGGGGTAGTTTGGCTATGAAGCCGGTGTGTACATAAAAATGTATGTGTTGTCCTCTGTCCACAGCCCGACATTGTAAGACACCTACACAGCAGCAGCTACGAGCGGCGCTCTAGCAGGACGTGCCTCGTCCCCACTCGGTAACATCACCTCTATAAGTTACCGGGCGGACAAGAGCTACACATTCAGCACTGACCCAGCCCAAGGGGTGAGAAGCAAGCCGGTGAGGGAGGGCAGAAGACTCCCAGAATGTGACGCATTTCCATCAGCCAGGGCTGTCTCTGGGGAACCGAGTGACCCGCTCCCGGTGTCTCCTCCTCCGGTACACggtgcgggggaggagggggctgcatgCGGCGCACTGCGGCCCCAACACATCCGTGTCTGTAGAGTCGGCGCTAACAATGTCACCCGGGCACAACAACTAGTTTGCAGCCCGACAACAATGGTGTGTAGTCCGCGGCGGCGCCGCACATATGGACGGGGCTCTATAGAGGACAATGCAGAGCCGTCCAGCTGTGTGACACGAGCGGCAGCGGGGAGGGCGAACGGGAGCGCCGCATCAGCGCCGTCCACTGCGGGAGAAGTATCATGTCTGATGGGGAACACAATGAAGCCCTCCTCCCACCAGAGCGGCGGCGGCAGCGCTTACTACTACAGCCGCCCGATGACTGTACATTCCTCAGTGTTGTTGTGCTGCTCTGCGGGCTGCCAGCACACTACAGCCCGCCTGCCTTTTGTGCGGCGGCAGGGGGGCTTCCAGGTGACTTTCCCCGGTGATGGAGCTTTTGTTCCGCCCTATGACAAGCGCCCCAGACACACAAGTGTCCCCACAAGTCGCTCCAGGAGCCGAGCACAATGCAGACAGCACAGCCGCACAACAAAGTTGCACTCAGACACGTCCGGCGGCTCCTACCTTGGTATTTGGCGTCGATTTCCCGCATCAGGGAGACGTTTCTCTGCAGGTCGAAAGGCAGAGACTCGATGGAGTCCAAGTAATCCTCCACATAGTTCACCATGTGAGTCTGGTCGCCGTTGGTCGGGTTTAACATCTTGTGCCTCTCCGGTGTCCAGCACAAGCCAGCAGGCTCCTGCCAGCTcggggggagaggagggacaacTAGCAGCCTCCAACTAGTATGGCACTGGAGATGGGGGGCAGCAGGGCACAAAAACAAAGGCGATCCCCTCGGAAAGCGAGCAGCAGCCGCTCCGTGCCTGGCATCAGAGCCCGGGCAAGTGGATGCCCGCTGAGATAAGAGCAGAAAAGTCCGGCCGTCTCAGCAGCTGATTGAATGGCTGTCTTTCTGGACAACTCGGGAACAAGACAGTGGAAGGAggttgtggggtgtgtgtgtgtaaaggGGGTGGGGAAAGAGGAGGGAGCTGAGAGTGGAGAATGCAGCAGCAGGAAGATGAAGTGTGTGGAGCGGGCGGCACTACTGCTCCGTGACAACACGGCCGCCTCGTTATGTCCGCCGTTTCTAGGGCTCACACAGCGGCTACTAACACTTATTAGGAAACATTCCTCTTGCTGACGACGGGGAGCATGCGCAGTGTCACCGCTCGCCGGTTCCTACTACAAGGCGACAGTACTGGCTACTAGTGAGACTTTGCGCATACACATAAAGTTACATCGGCAGTGAGCGCCTCTCCGCGCGCGCGCCCGCGCCGTGCACGCGCGCAGGACATTCTGACAGCGAAGCTCTTGTCATTAGGAAACTATCAATCCCACAAGCCACCTGTCACCGAGAAGCCAGCCAATAGCAGCCGCCTCTCACCATTTGTGGGCGGGGCCTGAAGCGCGCCGCCTTCTACAAATCTTTCAGGCTACTAGTCACTAGGTAACGCGCAACGCGCGCCCGCATTGGGCGGAGCCAGAAGGGATAGCGGAAGTTGGTATAGTAAGGTGGGCGGGGAGTCGTTGAGCTGGGAGGGGATTGGCAGGGCTAAGGGTAGCCATGACAACAACGCCAACAGCCCGGCCCTCGGCCCGCCCACCTACTGCTAGAAAGGGAAATAAATGTAATCTTTCTAACGTCCAGCTGTATTCTTCACCCCGAGGATGGGGGTTtagacccccccaaaaaagatggTTCAGTCAGAGGGTGATGAGCAGTTATTAGTCAGTCATGTCCAGATACAGGAGGAGGACGGTT
This window contains:
- the ING1 gene encoding inhibitor of growth protein 1 — translated: MLNPTNGDQTHMVNYVEDYLDSIESLPFDLQRNVSLMREIDAKYQEILKELDDYYEKFRRESDAIQKRRFLQFIQRALIRSQELGDDKIQIVSQMVELVENRTRQVDSHVELFETCQDLNDSTSNSSKNIQDKAKNETLSQTEKTSNKRSRRQRNNENRENATINHDHDDLTSGTPKEKKPKTSKKKKRSKAKAEREASPADLPIDPNEPTYCLCNQVSYGEMIGCDNDECPIEWFHFSCVGLNHKPKGKWYCPECRGENEKTMGKALEKSKKERAYNR